A section of the Gloeobacter violaceus PCC 7421 genome encodes:
- the nusG gene encoding transcription termination/antitermination protein NusG — translation MVIGTDFLMDSARKPEQPEPHWYFVQVASGCEKKVKTNLEQRIQTMEMSERILKVEIPERQAVRIRQEGSRTASAEKIFPGYVLINMVMDDESWQVVKNTPNVINFVGTEERRRYGRGRGHVTPRPLGSAEVNRIFRAAEQEEPVIKVDLEPGHKIEVTAGPFQDFNGEVVEVNPERGTLKALISIFGRDTPVELGFNQVRRLDE, via the coding sequence ATGGTTATCGGGACTGATTTTCTGATGGATTCCGCAAGAAAGCCCGAGCAGCCCGAGCCGCACTGGTACTTCGTCCAGGTGGCCTCCGGATGCGAAAAAAAGGTCAAGACCAATCTGGAGCAGCGCATCCAGACGATGGAGATGAGCGAGCGCATCCTCAAAGTCGAGATTCCCGAGCGCCAGGCGGTCCGCATTCGGCAAGAGGGCTCGCGTACCGCGAGTGCTGAGAAGATTTTTCCGGGCTACGTGCTCATCAACATGGTGATGGACGACGAGTCCTGGCAGGTGGTCAAAAATACCCCGAACGTGATCAACTTCGTGGGCACCGAGGAGCGCCGCCGCTACGGCCGCGGGCGCGGCCACGTCACCCCCCGGCCCTTGGGGTCGGCGGAGGTCAACCGCATCTTCCGCGCCGCCGAGCAGGAGGAGCCGGTGATCAAGGTCGACCTCGAACCCGGGCACAAAATCGAAGTCACCGCCGGTCCGTTCCAGGACTTCAACGGCGAAGTGGTCGAGGTTAACCCCGAGCGGGGCACCCTCAAGGCGCTCATCTCCATCTTCGGCCGCGACACGCCGGTCGAACTGGGCTTCAATCAGGTCCGCCGTCTCGACGAATAG
- the pyrR gene encoding bifunctional pyr operon transcriptional regulator/uracil phosphoribosyltransferase PyrR produces MSREPVEILSAAELRRTLQRLATQIIENNRGVEDLVLLGIYTRGVPLAERLGRLIDGLENTSVPVGALDITLYRDDLRDIGVRPLSRSEIPCDVTERNVYLVDDVIYRGRTVRAALDALTDYGRPAAIRLAVLVDRGWRDLPIHPDLVGRQLPTARHEQVKVLLEEIDGRDGVLLY; encoded by the coding sequence ATGAGTCGCGAGCCTGTCGAGATCCTCTCCGCCGCCGAGTTGCGACGCACGCTCCAGCGGCTTGCCACCCAAATTATCGAGAACAACCGCGGTGTAGAAGATCTGGTGCTGTTGGGCATCTACACGCGGGGGGTACCCCTGGCCGAACGGCTCGGTCGGCTCATCGACGGCCTGGAGAACACCAGCGTGCCGGTGGGTGCCCTCGATATCACCCTCTACCGCGACGATCTGCGCGACATCGGTGTCAGGCCCCTCAGCCGCAGCGAAATCCCCTGCGACGTCACCGAGCGCAACGTCTATCTTGTCGACGATGTCATCTACCGGGGACGCACCGTGCGCGCCGCCCTCGACGCGCTCACCGACTACGGCCGTCCCGCCGCCATTCGCCTCGCGGTCCTCGTCGATCGCGGCTGGCGGGATCTGCCCATCCACCCGGATCTGGTGGGCCGCCAATTGCCCACCGCCCGCCACGAACAGGTCAAGGTGCTGCTCGAAGAGATCGACGGCCGCGACGGCGTGCTGCTGTACTGA
- the rplS gene encoding 50S ribosomal protein L19 — MNAQEIIRSIEAEQMKTQLPVLHIGDTVKVNVRIREGGKERIQAFEGTIISMARAGINRTVTVRRIFQGIGVERVFLVHSPRIESMTVTRLGKVRRAKLYYLRDRIGKATRVKQKITRKAN, encoded by the coding sequence ATGAACGCCCAGGAGATCATCCGCTCGATCGAAGCGGAACAGATGAAGACCCAGTTGCCCGTGCTGCACATCGGCGATACGGTCAAAGTCAACGTCCGCATCCGCGAAGGCGGCAAAGAGCGCATCCAGGCTTTTGAAGGCACGATCATCTCCATGGCGCGCGCCGGCATCAACCGCACAGTCACGGTGCGCCGCATCTTCCAGGGCATTGGCGTCGAGCGGGTCTTTCTCGTCCACTCGCCGCGCATCGAGAGCATGACCGTCACCCGCCTCGGCAAGGTGCGCCGCGCCAAGCTCTACTACCTGCGCGACCGCATCGGCAAAGCCACCCGCGTCAAGCAAAAAATTACGCGCAAGGCCAACTGA
- a CDS encoding HU family DNA-binding protein, whose translation MNKGELVKAVAERTKITLKEADAVISAVFDEIQDTVAGGEKVTLVGFGTFEARKRAEREGRNPKTNEKMIIPATVAPAFSAGKTFKEAVLTNNK comes from the coding sequence ATGAACAAAGGCGAATTGGTGAAGGCTGTGGCCGAGCGAACCAAGATAACCCTCAAAGAAGCGGATGCCGTGATCAGCGCCGTCTTCGACGAAATCCAGGACACCGTCGCCGGTGGCGAAAAAGTCACCCTGGTCGGATTTGGCACCTTCGAAGCGCGTAAACGGGCCGAGCGGGAGGGACGCAACCCGAAGACCAATGAAAAAATGATCATTCCTGCGACGGTTGCACCGGCCTTCAGCGCGGGCAAAACCTTCAAAGAAGCAGTGCTTACCAACAATAAGTAG
- the secE gene encoding preprotein translocase subunit SecE translates to MTTEPKSTSPEVPAKFNPRQFLTEVRGELDKVVWPDRKQLISQSVSVVLIVVVIASFIYLLDELLKWLSGLIF, encoded by the coding sequence GTGACCACCGAGCCAAAGTCCACTTCCCCCGAGGTACCCGCCAAGTTCAATCCCCGGCAGTTTCTGACCGAGGTGCGCGGGGAACTCGACAAGGTCGTCTGGCCCGATCGCAAGCAGCTGATCAGCCAGTCGGTGTCGGTGGTGCTCATCGTGGTGGTGATCGCAAGCTTCATCTATTTGCTCGACGAGTTGTTGAAATGGTTATCGGGACTGATTTTCTGA
- the secG gene encoding preprotein translocase subunit SecG, whose amino-acid sequence MTVLVIVLRILWSLLAVGIVVTVLLHAAKGDGIAAIGGSAQLFSSQKSAESNLDKVTWAAVAGFLAITMVLSAGWLEPPGANAPATAIPQAAPTLPAPQAPKK is encoded by the coding sequence GTGACCGTTCTGGTGATTGTTCTAAGAATCCTGTGGTCGCTGCTTGCGGTGGGTATTGTCGTCACAGTGCTCCTGCACGCCGCCAAGGGCGACGGCATCGCCGCCATCGGCGGCAGCGCCCAGCTTTTTTCGAGCCAAAAAAGTGCCGAGAGCAACCTCGACAAGGTGACTTGGGCAGCGGTGGCCGGCTTTCTGGCGATCACCATGGTATTGAGCGCGGGCTGGCTTGAGCCGCCGGGTGCGAACGCCCCGGCGACGGCCATTCCCCAGGCGGCTCCCACGCTTCCCGCGCCCCAAGCGCCCAAAAAATAG
- a CDS encoding Cof-type HAD-IIB family hydrolase encodes MPITLLVLDLDGTIVGQQLQVSDAVIEAIRRVRGQGVRVAVATGRMYRAALPFYRLVGSDLPLVSYQGALVKDPVDGRVLLHRPVPVERTLEVLAFLEGEGLAVHLYLNDTLYVRELTAASRRYGERTGVTPQVVGDLRRVLTAEPTKILGLTPGEATTDRLLGELRERYAPETLYLTKSDPTFVEVAHPQVNKGLAVRYLAEQMLQIPREEVMCVGDQFNDAEMLAYAGIGVAMGNAPAGVQAVADWVAPTVEQDGVARAIEKFILAPESLPCVPAPVSPAP; translated from the coding sequence ATGCCAATTACCTTGCTCGTTCTCGATCTCGACGGCACGATCGTGGGCCAACAACTGCAGGTCAGCGACGCCGTGATCGAGGCGATCCGCCGGGTGCGCGGGCAAGGGGTGCGCGTGGCGGTGGCCACCGGCCGCATGTACCGCGCGGCGCTGCCTTTCTACCGGCTGGTGGGTTCGGACCTACCGCTGGTGAGCTACCAGGGGGCGCTGGTCAAAGATCCGGTGGACGGTCGGGTGCTGCTGCACCGGCCGGTACCCGTCGAGCGGACTCTGGAGGTGCTTGCCTTTCTGGAGGGGGAGGGACTGGCGGTTCATCTATACCTCAACGACACGCTCTACGTGCGCGAACTCACAGCCGCAAGCCGGCGCTACGGCGAGCGCACCGGGGTCACACCCCAGGTAGTGGGCGATCTGCGCCGGGTGCTGACGGCGGAACCGACCAAGATTTTGGGGCTCACCCCCGGCGAGGCGACGACCGACCGTCTGCTCGGAGAACTGCGCGAGCGCTACGCTCCCGAGACGCTCTACCTCACCAAGTCCGACCCGACCTTTGTGGAGGTGGCCCACCCCCAGGTCAACAAAGGGCTGGCGGTGCGCTATTTGGCCGAGCAAATGTTGCAGATCCCCCGCGAAGAGGTGATGTGCGTGGGCGACCAGTTCAACGACGCCGAGATGCTCGCCTACGCCGGGATCGGGGTGGCGATGGGCAATGCGCCTGCCGGTGTGCAGGCGGTCGCCGACTGGGTGGCTCCCACGGTCGAGCAGGACGGCGTCGCCCGCGCGATCGAAAAATTTATCCTGGCACCCGAGAGCCTCCCATGCGTTCCTGCTCCCGTTTCACCGGCGCCCTAA